In bacterium, the genomic window TGATCTGCATCTTGAATGCGACGAATAAAACGATAGAAGCGTTGTCCAAACTCGAATTGCCGGCAGGCGTGGACATTGAATTGAAGGTCACTGCCAATAGCTGATCACTTGATCAAGTTAATATTGGCTAAAGTTTAGATATCAATTTGGATGGAACAGGAAAACATCCTGTTTCTTACGAGGAGTATATACATGAGCAGCGGTATGATCGGAAGAAAAATCGGAATGAGCAATATCTTCGACGAGAGCGGGAACATTATCCCGGTGACGTTGATCGAAGCGCTTCCGAACGTCGTGACGCAGATCAAGACCAAAGAAAAAGACGGTTATGAAGCGTTGCAGCTGGCCGTCGGCGACAAGCGCGGCAAGCGTACCAACAAAGCCATACAAGGCCACGCCAAAAAAGCCAACTACACGGAAAAATTTCCTGACGTGTTTCGTGAATTTGACGGCTTCAATGTCAACGATTTCACGCTCGGCGCGGAAGTGAAATTGGACATTTTTGCCGAAGGCGAAAAAGTCACCGTGATCGGCATTTCCAAAGGTAAAGGTTTTCAGGGTGTTGTAAAACGCCATGGCTTCGGCGGTATCAATGAAACCACACACGGCGCCTCGGATCGCCCCCGTTCACCGGGTTCGATCGGCGGTAGCTCGG contains:
- the rplC gene encoding 50S ribosomal protein L3 produces the protein MSSGMIGRKIGMSNIFDESGNIIPVTLIEALPNVVTQIKTKEKDGYEALQLAVGDKRGKRTNKAIQGHAKKANYTEKFPDVFREFDGFNVNDFTLGAEVKLDIFAEGEKVTVIGISKGKGFQGVVKRHGFGGINETTHGASDRPRSPGSIGGSSDPSRVFKGMRMAGRMGSDRVTIKNLKVVRLDKESNVLFIKGSVPGATNSYIEIRKNAK